One part of the Acidobacteriota bacterium genome encodes these proteins:
- a CDS encoding PIN domain-containing protein produces MRSVFADTVYWIATVMPSDQWRAAARDARRCLGPVELVTTDEVLTEFLAALSKGGPRIRLAATQTVRAMLSGSNVRVIPQSRESFTKALDRYEARGDKGYSLQDCVSMNVMEAESITQVLTNDRHFEQEGFTVLMKQDAAREPLDS; encoded by the coding sequence GTGAGGTCGGTATTTGCTGACACGGTCTACTGGATCGCCACGGTCATGCCGAGCGATCAGTGGCGTGCCGCGGCCAGGGACGCGCGACGGTGCCTCGGACCCGTCGAGCTCGTGACTACCGACGAAGTGCTTACGGAATTCCTCGCGGCCCTCTCGAAGGGAGGTCCGCGGATTCGTCTGGCCGCGACGCAAACGGTGCGCGCGATGCTGTCCGGTTCGAATGTTCGTGTGATTCCCCAGTCGAGAGAGTCGTTCACCAAGGCGCTGGATCGCTACGAGGCGCGTGGCGACAAGGGTTACAGTCTTCAGGACTGCGTATCCATGAACGTGATGGAGGCCGAATCGATCACCCAGGTTCTGACGAACGATCGTCATTTCGAGCAGGAAGGGTTCACGGTGCTCATGAAGCAGGATGCAGCCCGCGAACCGCTGGATTCCTGA
- a CDS encoding PQQ-dependent sugar dehydrogenase, whose protein sequence is MEPAMHVARALVITAMIILAGTFPADAQEALPDPIPEPIRKGDLVVEATEFVRAPRTEESALDAITNLAYARIQYMTPIGDGSGRLVLNDLRGVLYVTDENGMAPVTYMDIRTLDVGFDDSMFPNETGIVGVAFHPQFADAGTAGFGKFYTAYSATSDSGHADYLDDDAESHESVIREWTTDDPAANVFSGTSREVFRIGQFASNHNVGAIAFNPTAAPGSPDYGILYATFGDAGAANDPRDYGQSLSDPHGAIIRIDPLAGDGDRGYGIPPDNPFVGEAGVAPEIWAYGLRHAQYFSWDTDGRMFMGDIGQNFVEEVNLGIPGANYGWRLREGAFATAFAVGERRPGRVYPRPAEDDQAFVYPVAQYDHGEGNAVGGGYVYRGQAIPELQGKYVFTDFPRGRVFYIDADNLVSGQLAEIQELRLILNGEEQDLVDVAGFPNTYGQGDRVDARLGIDSAGELYLLTKGDGWVRKLVPVR, encoded by the coding sequence ATGGAGCCCGCTATGCACGTTGCACGAGCGCTCGTCATAACCGCAATGATCATCCTGGCCGGGACCTTCCCGGCCGACGCTCAGGAGGCGCTGCCCGATCCCATTCCAGAGCCGATCCGGAAGGGCGACCTCGTCGTGGAAGCGACCGAGTTCGTTCGCGCTCCGCGAACCGAGGAATCGGCCCTGGACGCCATCACGAACCTGGCCTATGCCCGCATCCAGTACATGACGCCCATCGGGGACGGCTCGGGACGCCTCGTCCTCAACGACCTGCGCGGCGTGCTCTACGTCACCGACGAGAACGGGATGGCGCCGGTCACCTACATGGACATTCGCACCCTCGACGTCGGCTTCGACGACTCGATGTTCCCCAACGAGACCGGCATCGTGGGCGTGGCGTTCCACCCGCAGTTCGCCGACGCGGGCACGGCGGGGTTCGGCAAGTTCTACACCGCCTACAGCGCCACTTCGGACAGTGGCCACGCGGACTACCTGGACGACGACGCCGAGAGCCACGAGAGCGTTATCCGGGAGTGGACGACGGACGATCCGGCCGCGAACGTGTTCAGCGGCACCTCACGCGAAGTGTTCCGGATCGGCCAGTTCGCCTCCAACCACAACGTCGGCGCCATCGCGTTCAATCCGACGGCTGCCCCGGGGTCGCCTGACTACGGCATCCTCTATGCCACTTTCGGTGACGCGGGGGCCGCCAACGATCCCCGCGACTATGGCCAGTCCCTCAGCGATCCTCACGGGGCAATCATTCGTATCGATCCCCTTGCCGGCGACGGCGACCGGGGATACGGCATTCCGCCGGACAACCCCTTCGTGGGCGAGGCAGGCGTCGCCCCCGAGATCTGGGCCTACGGTCTGCGGCACGCGCAGTACTTCTCCTGGGACACGGACGGCCGGATGTTCATGGGCGACATCGGCCAGAACTTCGTGGAAGAGGTCAATCTGGGCATCCCGGGCGCCAACTACGGCTGGCGGCTCCGGGAAGGCGCGTTCGCAACCGCCTTCGCGGTCGGCGAAAGGCGTCCGGGCCGGGTGTATCCGCGCCCGGCGGAGGACGACCAGGCCTTCGTGTATCCCGTGGCGCAGTATGACCACGGCGAGGGTAACGCCGTCGGCGGCGGGTACGTCTACCGCGGTCAGGCCATCCCCGAGCTGCAGGGCAAGTACGTCTTCACCGACTTCCCGCGCGGCCGGGTCTTCTACATCGACGCGGACAACCTCGTGAGCGGCCAACTCGCCGAGATCCAGGAACTCCGGCTGATACTGAACGGCGAGGAACAGGACCTCGTCGACGTGGCCGGGTTCCCCAACACCTACGGCCAGGGCGACCGTGTGGACGCGCGCCTCGGGATCGATTCCGCCGGAGAGCTCTACCTGCTGACGAAGGGCGACGGCTGGGTCCGGAAGCTAGTCCCGGTGCGTTAG
- a CDS encoding alpha/beta hydrolase, with protein MPDLHLDHVARTVAPASPSRRRFLRGAAAALATAPFFRPLATLAQPAVRPAPGMPEPHFVNTNGIRMAVYERGEGLPVVFVHGFPELAYSWRNQFRSYPAAGLRAIAPDMRGYGLTDRPTEVDGYAIPSLCADLVGLLDALEIERALFCGHDWGGAAVWAMPRLYPDRVLGVIGVNTPASGGEPPSTPPEEPLIVFTENYYARTFLEPGRAEAVFSRDVRRALEMIFRRGWYWDVENMRGYPPDSAEKTMDMLRMIEEDNYQGELIMPEDVLDYWTETFEATGFTGGFNYYRANMGGGGGAARPTTDIDVPCLYVGAENDTILRPSSSDAMASFIPDLERHVIADCGHWTQQEQPEEFDRVTLDWIRRKLQSA; from the coding sequence TTGCCAGACCTCCATTTGGACCATGTTGCCCGAACCGTCGCCCCCGCATCTCCGTCCCGCCGCCGCTTCCTGCGGGGAGCGGCCGCGGCGCTCGCCACTGCGCCTTTCTTCCGGCCGCTGGCCACCCTCGCGCAGCCGGCGGTGCGTCCGGCGCCCGGCATGCCGGAGCCGCACTTCGTCAACACCAACGGGATCAGGATGGCGGTGTACGAGCGCGGCGAAGGCCTGCCGGTCGTCTTCGTGCATGGTTTCCCGGAGCTGGCGTACTCCTGGCGCAACCAGTTCCGCTCGTACCCGGCGGCCGGCCTGCGGGCCATCGCCCCGGACATGCGCGGCTACGGGCTTACGGACCGGCCGACGGAGGTAGACGGCTACGCTATCCCGAGCCTGTGCGCGGACCTGGTCGGCCTCCTCGACGCCCTCGAGATTGAACGGGCGCTGTTCTGCGGTCACGACTGGGGCGGCGCGGCGGTCTGGGCGATGCCGCGGCTCTATCCGGACCGGGTTCTCGGCGTCATCGGCGTGAACACGCCCGCGTCCGGCGGGGAGCCGCCAAGCACGCCGCCGGAGGAGCCGCTGATCGTCTTTACCGAGAACTACTACGCCAGGACCTTCCTGGAGCCGGGCCGGGCTGAGGCGGTCTTCTCGCGCGACGTGCGGCGGGCGCTGGAGATGATCTTTCGCCGGGGATGGTACTGGGACGTCGAGAACATGCGCGGGTACCCGCCAGACTCGGCCGAGAAGACGATGGACATGCTGCGGATGATCGAGGAGGACAACTACCAGGGCGAGCTCATCATGCCCGAGGACGTCCTCGACTACTGGACGGAGACCTTCGAGGCGACCGGGTTCACCGGCGGGTTCAACTACTACCGGGCGAACATGGGCGGTGGCGGTGGGGCGGCCCGGCCGACCACGGACATCGACGTGCCCTGCCTCTACGTGGGCGCGGAGAACGACACGATCCTGCGCCCGTCCTCGTCCGACGCCATGGCGTCGTTCATTCCGGATCTCGAGCGGCACGTCATCGCGGACTGCGGGCACTGGACGCAGCAGGAGCAGCCGGAGGAGTTCGACCGTGTGACGCTCGACTGGATTCGGCGCAAGCTCCAGTCCGCCTGA
- a CDS encoding HNH endonuclease, whose translation MEGWIAVTHHGWYEHLARRPFWDEVNFWRPSARHAFRGTPGSPFFFKLKTPHNAIGGFGLVARFSRLPDWLAWESFREANGAVSFAEMEQRLNEIRTKNKFRDAGPVPQIGCILLSTAVFFPPELWIPQPADWPVRNLTNMRYDLTQGEGLRIWRECEQRLIAMRGDIGRAPATQANELSVAEDVLGRFGKPQLVAPRLGQGAFRIGVTDAYGRACTVTGEHSLPALEAAHIKPYRQDGPHAIANGLLLRADLHRLFDQGYLTVTPQHRLEISRHLRIDYANGRSYYPHHGREIVLPDDPACRPSPEFLHWHNENVYRA comes from the coding sequence ATGGAAGGGTGGATCGCGGTTACTCACCACGGTTGGTACGAACATCTCGCGCGAAGGCCTTTCTGGGACGAGGTGAACTTCTGGCGGCCATCCGCACGCCATGCCTTCAGAGGCACGCCGGGCAGTCCTTTCTTCTTCAAGCTCAAGACGCCGCACAACGCCATCGGTGGGTTTGGATTGGTCGCGCGGTTTTCACGGCTACCCGACTGGCTGGCGTGGGAGTCCTTCCGGGAAGCAAATGGTGCTGTCTCATTCGCCGAGATGGAGCAACGGCTAAACGAAATACGCACCAAGAACAAGTTTCGGGACGCTGGCCCGGTGCCGCAGATCGGGTGCATCCTGCTAAGCACAGCCGTCTTCTTTCCGCCGGAGTTGTGGATTCCTCAGCCCGCTGACTGGCCCGTACGCAACCTCACGAATATGCGGTATGACTTGACGCAGGGGGAGGGTCTTCGCATCTGGCGTGAGTGCGAGCAGCGGCTGATCGCCATGCGGGGTGACATTGGACGAGCACCGGCCACCCAAGCGAACGAGTTGAGCGTCGCCGAAGACGTCCTTGGGCGATTCGGAAAACCACAGTTGGTCGCGCCCAGGCTGGGTCAGGGCGCGTTCAGAATCGGCGTAACCGACGCCTATGGTCGCGCCTGCACCGTCACAGGCGAACACTCTCTGCCCGCCCTTGAGGCCGCGCACATCAAGCCCTACCGTCAGGACGGACCGCACGCGATCGCGAACGGTCTCCTCTTGCGGGCCGATTTGCATCGTCTCTTCGACCAGGGCTACTTGACCGTTACACCGCAACATCGGCTCGAGATCAGTCGACACCTGAGAATCGACTACGCGAACGGTCGCAGCTACTATCCCCACCACGGCAGGGAGATCGTGCTGCCGGACGACCCGGCCTGCCGGCCCAGCCCGGAGTTCCTACACTGGCACAACGAGAATGTGTACCGGGCGTGA
- a CDS encoding PQQ-binding-like beta-propeller repeat protein has translation MRAADSRYFRLTVAAFAVAAFSGLHAAGAGQQGTTTRESEPPTIIAGQSQANWASHNLDPFNQRFAELDQINAGNAGQLRQRWSYDVPPELNVSQTTPLVVDGVMYLHAGASVVAIDATTGEPVWTLEIEGARGGTVRGPLYVDGKIYSYHNDKLVATDAKTGELVESFGDGGILPVFGDALAFKYPDTYPPGFDASTLAYRMNSSPAYHDGTLYVGSAISEGHIPGGLVVAADAETGSIKWVFNTIPQRPQDEGWELAAPTWGDGARAGAGIWTQPAVDAELGMLYFNAANPNPPYDGSARPGANLFTNSTIALDLETGELEWYFQTIHHDLWDWDHVTGPVLFDITSNGETIKGVGAAGKNCLLYLWHRDTGEPINPIVETPFPTETNVPGEVVYPTQPIPYNARGIPLAPFCATYLDLNDPELQAQARPMYWPYSTDEHYIVAHGGSSFGSPSFSPRTGLLYVTGKNAGVSLLVKPLGDSLQLGEGGGHQKNLTEISRIPEYPPTMTLTAYEPASGEDVWQQVLPALTFGASSGSLATSGDLVFQGTEDGGFYAFEAATGEQVFHHQAPRTIKSSPLTYEVNGTQYVAVIATNTILAFALP, from the coding sequence ATGCGAGCAGCCGACAGCCGGTACTTCCGCCTAACGGTGGCGGCGTTCGCCGTTGCGGCCTTCAGTGGTCTCCATGCCGCCGGGGCCGGGCAGCAGGGCACGACGACCCGCGAGAGCGAGCCGCCCACGATCATCGCGGGCCAGAGCCAGGCGAACTGGGCGAGCCACAACCTCGACCCGTTCAACCAGCGGTTCGCGGAGCTCGACCAGATTAATGCCGGGAACGCCGGCCAGTTGCGGCAGCGCTGGTCCTACGACGTTCCGCCGGAACTGAACGTCAGCCAGACCACGCCGCTGGTCGTCGACGGGGTGATGTACCTGCACGCCGGCGCGTCAGTGGTAGCCATTGACGCGACGACCGGCGAGCCGGTGTGGACGCTTGAGATCGAAGGCGCCAGGGGCGGTACGGTTCGCGGGCCGCTGTACGTCGACGGGAAGATCTACTCGTACCACAACGACAAGCTGGTCGCGACGGACGCGAAGACCGGCGAGTTGGTCGAGTCCTTCGGCGACGGCGGCATCCTGCCGGTCTTCGGCGACGCTCTTGCGTTCAAGTATCCGGACACCTATCCGCCCGGGTTCGATGCGTCCACGCTCGCCTATCGGATGAACAGTTCGCCCGCGTACCACGACGGCACCCTGTACGTCGGTTCCGCGATCTCCGAAGGGCACATTCCTGGCGGCCTCGTTGTCGCCGCCGATGCCGAGACCGGCAGCATCAAGTGGGTGTTCAACACGATCCCCCAGCGCCCGCAGGACGAGGGCTGGGAGCTGGCCGCCCCGACGTGGGGCGACGGCGCGCGTGCGGGCGCCGGTATCTGGACCCAGCCGGCGGTCGACGCCGAGCTCGGCATGCTCTACTTCAACGCCGCGAACCCGAACCCGCCCTACGACGGCTCGGCGCGCCCCGGGGCGAATCTCTTCACCAACTCGACCATCGCCCTGGATCTGGAGACCGGGGAGCTGGAGTGGTATTTCCAGACCATCCACCACGACCTCTGGGACTGGGACCACGTGACCGGCCCGGTCCTCTTCGACATCACGAGCAACGGCGAGACCATCAAGGGCGTCGGGGCGGCGGGCAAGAACTGCCTGCTCTACCTCTGGCACCGGGACACGGGCGAGCCGATCAATCCGATCGTCGAAACGCCCTTCCCGACCGAGACGAACGTGCCGGGGGAGGTGGTCTATCCCACCCAGCCCATCCCGTACAACGCCCGCGGCATCCCGCTCGCGCCGTTCTGCGCCACCTACCTCGACCTCAACGATCCCGAGTTGCAGGCGCAGGCGCGGCCGATGTACTGGCCCTACTCGACGGACGAGCACTACATCGTCGCGCACGGGGGCTCCAGTTTCGGCTCACCCTCGTTCAGCCCCCGGACGGGCCTGCTCTATGTGACCGGCAAGAACGCCGGGGTGTCCCTGCTCGTCAAGCCGCTCGGCGACAGCCTGCAGCTCGGCGAGGGCGGCGGCCACCAGAAGAACCTCACCGAGATCAGCCGGATCCCGGAATACCCGCCGACGATGACGCTGACCGCCTACGAGCCGGCGAGCGGGGAGGACGTCTGGCAGCAGGTGCTGCCGGCCCTCACGTTCGGCGCGTCCAGCGGCAGCCTGGCGACCTCCGGCGATCTCGTATTCCAGGGCACCGAGGACGGGGGCTTCTACGCGTTCGAGGCGGCCACGGGGGAGCAGGTGTTCCACCACCAGGCGCCGCGCACGATCAAGTCGAGCCCGCTGACGTATGAAGTGAACGGCACGCAGTACGTCGCCGTCATCGCGACGAACACGATCCTGGCGTTCGCGCTGCCATAG
- a CDS encoding alpha-ketoglutarate-dependent dioxygenase AlkB has translation MRLVAQHARAVVAPGAFHLPGFLGPAEQTRILAAIEALAAGQAGFYRPRVRGGGLMHCDMLCLGRHWNAKAYTYGPVRSDYDGLPTPPLPEELADSAKRAAVAVGFDLVPDICLVNRYGADGRMGLHQDKDEDASTLDAGVPVVSLSIGDSARFLLGGFRRRDPVTEVVLRSGDAFVMGGPSRLRYHGVARILPASCPHGLGLEGRISLTFRQFALV, from the coding sequence ATGCGTCTCGTCGCACAGCACGCGCGTGCGGTAGTCGCGCCCGGCGCGTTCCACCTGCCGGGTTTCCTGGGGCCGGCGGAACAGACCCGGATTCTGGCGGCCATCGAAGCGCTCGCGGCGGGGCAGGCGGGATTCTATCGTCCCCGCGTGCGCGGCGGCGGCCTGATGCACTGCGACATGCTCTGCCTCGGACGCCACTGGAACGCGAAGGCCTACACCTACGGGCCGGTGCGCTCCGATTACGACGGCTTGCCGACGCCGCCGCTGCCGGAGGAGCTGGCGGATTCCGCGAAGCGCGCGGCGGTGGCTGTCGGCTTCGATCTTGTGCCCGACATCTGCCTCGTCAATCGCTACGGCGCGGACGGCCGGATGGGCCTGCATCAGGACAAGGACGAGGACGCGTCGACTCTCGATGCGGGCGTTCCCGTCGTTTCGCTCTCGATTGGCGACAGCGCGCGCTTCCTGCTCGGTGGGTTCCGCCGCCGCGATCCGGTGACGGAAGTTGTACTGCGGTCGGGCGATGCATTCGTGATGGGCGGGCCGAGCCGGCTTCGTTACCATGGCGTGGCGCGGATACTGCCGGCGTCGTGCCCGCACGGTCTTGGGCTGGAGGGACGGATCAGCCTGACCTTCCGCCAGTTCGCGCTGGTCTGA
- a CDS encoding GIY-YIG nuclease family protein, giving the protein MDLIEDLIKDRFGTAAANELCQKPGLFEPGRLYKRIDISKALRDEFVRRGGDANTRKDDVVPVLKKWLLGAASPFRKEARGRYRFLGHDGATEPAFDVSARGADEGRDARDDTPVPERELGAGPCEVYAWCLPQYRATLGARWPIKIGRAGPDGLERRLRDFRESLPERPCYLLRFGCADEREARERESLLHAWFRSRGQKLNDLPGAEWFLTNPSEIEEAIRNIIGPDAPVGEATSPEIEDVIAAAFKDVTADDWARLPEDLVERLDYYLYEDDRQ; this is encoded by the coding sequence ATGGACCTTATAGAAGATCTGATCAAGGACCGCTTTGGAACAGCCGCCGCAAACGAGCTGTGTCAGAAGCCTGGCCTGTTTGAGCCGGGCCGACTGTACAAACGCATCGATATCAGTAAGGCCCTGCGGGACGAGTTCGTCCGACGCGGTGGGGACGCCAACACCCGCAAGGACGACGTAGTTCCGGTACTGAAGAAGTGGTTGCTTGGGGCCGCCAGCCCCTTTCGGAAAGAAGCGCGGGGGCGCTATCGGTTTCTCGGCCACGACGGCGCGACCGAGCCGGCATTCGATGTGAGTGCTCGAGGCGCCGACGAGGGCCGTGACGCCAGGGACGACACGCCGGTTCCCGAGCGCGAGCTGGGTGCAGGGCCCTGCGAAGTGTACGCGTGGTGTCTTCCGCAGTATCGGGCAACTTTGGGTGCTCGTTGGCCAATCAAGATCGGCAGGGCCGGACCGGACGGGCTGGAGCGGCGCTTGCGTGATTTTCGGGAGAGCCTCCCCGAACGGCCGTGCTACCTGCTGCGGTTTGGGTGCGCGGACGAACGCGAAGCGCGGGAGAGGGAGTCCCTCCTGCACGCCTGGTTCCGAAGTCGAGGTCAGAAGCTGAACGATCTGCCCGGCGCAGAATGGTTCCTGACCAATCCGAGCGAGATCGAAGAGGCGATCCGGAACATCATCGGCCCTGATGCCCCTGTCGGAGAAGCGACCAGTCCGGAGATCGAGGACGTTATTGCCGCCGCGTTCAAGGATGTCACGGCCGACGACTGGGCTCGACTTCCCGAAGACCTCGTTGAACGCCTGGACTACTACCTGTACGAGGACGATCGCCAGTGA
- a CDS encoding PIN domain-containing protein has product MLLGTDVLVDVALDRQPHSGPSAELLDRVEHGSRRAFVAWHTLSNFYYLVTSARGDADTRDFISELIRFVAVAPTDTSALRYAVALPMADFEDAMQVAAARSCGARYIVTRNVRDFARSPIPAVTPREALVQLF; this is encoded by the coding sequence ATGCTGCTGGGCACCGACGTGCTTGTCGATGTCGCCCTGGATCGGCAGCCCCATTCCGGGCCCTCTGCCGAGTTGCTTGATCGGGTCGAGCACGGTTCCCGCCGTGCGTTCGTCGCGTGGCACACGCTCTCGAACTTCTACTACCTGGTGACTTCCGCCCGTGGGGATGCCGACACGCGCGACTTTATTTCCGAGTTGATCCGCTTCGTCGCCGTCGCGCCGACGGATACAAGCGCTCTCCGTTACGCGGTTGCGCTTCCAATGGCGGACTTCGAAGACGCCATGCAGGTGGCTGCAGCACGGTCCTGTGGTGCGCGGTACATCGTGACCAGGAACGTCAGGGACTTCGCACGTTCGCCGATCCCAGCCGTTACACCAAGGGAAGCGCTCGTGCAGTTGTTCTGA